GGATAGGATCCATCACTTTTAGAAAATGACGCCGCCTGAGAACAAAGCATTCACAGCATTCATGATAACTATAAGAGTTGCAATGTTGTTTATGAAGCAACCATTCACTGAAAGACCCTGTATATTATACAGGGTGTGTGCCACGAAAGATATAACAGCCGAacaccatagattctacatgaaattggCATCGCCTTAGTAATGTAGATTTTTcgacattttttttaaaaatgccaataactagaaaactatctttcaaaatcaaattaGAAGGATATGGTTGTAAAGGGGAAgaaatttcaaaagaaattaatgtgatttgttcctttgtttgacgtttttgaatgTTGAAAAGAGTATATTCATCGAGTTCtaagacaaatttcaatcagtTTGAACGctcttaaaaatttcaaaaacgtaCAAAGTAACAAATTATTATACGAATcgtattggaatttttttcctctttctaaccatatccttagaattagatttggactgatagttttctcgttattgacgtttttttcaaaatatttaacaatagatttatctcgaaaactaaggtcgatatacgAAAATTGTACTGGACATTATGTTATGCAAATGTAGAATCTATGGGTTTCGGTTGTTACCCCTTGTGTGACATATCCTGTATAATATAGGGTATTTCAGTGAATGTTGCTCTGTAAACAACATTGCAACACtacaagagatgagttgtcatgAATGCTGTGAATGCTTTGTTTCCAAGCTGCGTAATTTCCTGAAACAGGGATACATCCATCACCACCCCGCACCACAAGTTTGAAAACCTGCAACCTTATTCTATGAGGTTACACACCTGTTACACATTTCGTTGAACACTCTGTATTATAATGTACAGTACATAAGTAATCGATTTTTGGAGTAGTGATACGATACTCTAGTATATCCTATCTATCCTATTACAGTAAATATGATGTATGATTGATAGTGAATGTTGCGTTCTTACCCGAATTTGTTCGATGATCTTCCTGATCTGGGGCTCGAAGCCCATGTCGAGCATACGGTCGGCCTCGTCGAGCACGAGGTAGGTGCATCGCTGCAGGTTGGTGGTGCCTCGCTCGAGGAAGTCAATGAGGCGTCCAGGTGTGGCGATGACAATCTCGACTCCACGCTCGAGTGCGCGCGCCTGCGGTCCCTTGGGTGCGCCGCCAAACAGACAGGTGCTGCGTACATAGGTGGCTGAGCCAAACTCTTCAGCTACCTGCTGGATCTGTTGCGCCAGTTCACGCGTCGGCGCCAGCACCAGTGCAATCGGCCCGTCGCCGCGCTGCAGCGGCTGCTGGTTGTTGATGTGCACCGTCGCTGGCAGTACGTACTACAACATACATAACACATTCATTGTTACTTTATTCTCAAATTATGCATTTTTGAGATTTATTCCTACAAGTGCATTCGTAAGAATAATGTTTTGACgattcttcaaatcaaataattaacagaaaaaaaaacaaaattaaaaaattatgtatcacacaatgggtgtttacattccaAATATTCAAGTTATAACCCCTTATTTCTTAAATCAATCAGTCGCCATTTTTTGATTAAAGTACCATGGAACAATTTTatcgatgtcatctttcttgttttatgaaatgcctttaaaatgatttaccacacaatgggtgtttacatttaaaatattcgagttacaacccttAAGTCACCTCTTTataaggggttgaaattcagttataTGGTTCAAAAGTTACGAGTATTTGACCATAACTCAtgctgaaagttacagtattatacctacaacagtctccaatttattgaagggttcccatacatatgactcactctgtatagtagtcTCTGACAAAGAAACTTGGCTGTTAGCTGATTGATAGAATCCCAATCACATagaaactataaataaatagttaATATACAATAAGTTATTGTTGCGATTCTTGATGTTTCCTTTATTACATAATCCATTCATTATCAATTCACTACTTATTCCAAGTAGTGTTTAATGATGTTccgataaattattcattatacttttttctattcaacatttattgtaaattcatATTTCTCTCTAATCGTCAACCCTCCGATTACCCAGGCAGAAAGAAGTCTAGGGCTTATGTGTGTATTTACCTTcagcaaataaataaaataataattataataaagaacAATAGTAGAGTGAAAAATTTATAGCAAATAAGTTGTTTCATCATTCTACCTATGAAAATAACTTACTCTGAAACAGTGAAAGAATTGGGTATTGTTTTCAAGTTCACGTTGTTTCTATCTCAAAGACGATTTAAAACAAGAGGTAATTCAAACTTCTGATAAATTTACTGAATAATAATGGCCTACATTTttgtttatataaatttttgttaaGTCAGGATATCACATTTCACAAAAATGATGATCTATGCCAGAAGTGGAAAAACTTGtagttgaattttgaatatcAGCCAAGGAATATTAGTTAAAATACAGTGTACATTATACAAGCTTTCCATTATAAAAAAGAGAATGAATAATACTCACAGCTAAAGTTTTGCCAGAACCGGTCTGAGCAATTCCCACCATGTTTCTGCCACTCATTGCAATCGGCCAGCCTTGAGCTTGAATTGGCGTCGGGAAATCGAAACCTTGTTTCCTGTAAAACAGAAATGCCACAATGAATAAAGCTATAACGTTCAAGTGAGAAAAGTTCATCACTTCagtaaaattcaaaatgaataaataagtaaaagaAAAGTTATTCATGAGTAAAATAGTCGTTCAGCACTGTTGTGCTGAAAGATGTGCTAAAAGATACAACTATTTCTAAAGAATAGAATTCCTTCTCAGTTCTTCTTAGAGgacaaaataaatgaatcacaatacatcattgaaattatttcatcatggaaggaaatttcattttaatcatATCGAAGATGAGTTAGGTAGATTAAGATGTCTTTTGATAAACACACACGTAAAATTAAAGAACAAAATTCGAAGTGGAAGAAACACTTACTTGACTTGATCCATGACGTAGTCTGGGAAGCTAGCTTCTTCGAAGAATTGGATTGGGTTTGGAACGAGTCCCTTGACAGTAATTTCCTTGCTATTCCTGTACTGCTCAACTTCAGTAAGAGGCCTGCAAAGTCAATTTGAGTTAGGTCGATATTCAACTAATAAAAAGCAATTTATTAATCTGGCAGATCTACTAATTGTAAGCAATCAATAAAAGAATGTTTCAGCACTGGTCATCTCAGTTCTTCTTAGAGGACAATACTCAATCACAGGAATTCATGTAGATATTTCATCTTAGAATGACCAAGGCCGATCagaaagtgttttttcaaactTAAAATTTAAAGTTGTGGTAGGCTGTACCGACAATGAAAGCGTTGAAAGTTGTTACACTTTTAACAACTCTACATTCCAACATCAATCCCCGGTTGTATAAAAGCCTATTACATTTTTATCTTGATTAAATGCAAgcattttaatcttgattaaatgCAAGCAACAAGAACTAATAAGAGAAAATCCTCTCTGGTTTTCCTGGCAGTTTATCATAATTAGAATCAAAAAGGCTTCAGTGCAACCGGGTCCAAGTGTTTTAGATATTCAAGTTTTTCTACTGACAACTCGATGATTGAAGAAGTTTATTATTCATGGGtctgtaatttataaattcaccGCTATGAAtctgaatcaataaaattcattaaagAATACGAACTGTTATACATTTCACAAAATGCAATAAGGTGATAACTTTTGGTTATAATAGAGAATGAGTTGAATAGAAATGTTGAGTTATAAAAAACTGACTAAAACATTTGAATCAGCAAAAACTGAATCATCAAGATCAATGTATTAAAGTGTAACCTGTAATAAGAAGGAAGTTGATCCTAGAATTATATAGCCAAACTCATATTTTGGAAGTATTTTCCATCGAACGTAAAACAGCAAGAAAGTCTATAGACTTAAACAATTTACACTCCAAAAATGCCGCACTAttataaatatgatcaaaattgaataaggCCAAACAAAACTGTGATCATTCTTGAAAAAAAGGGCTTTAGCTCATGTGTCAAGTGAATCAATCTTCATTTGTAGGACCATTAACCAACCAGATAAGCTGGGTAGGTCATCACGTCAATATATAATTTCACAcaaaagtttttgacaacactgtcacgtcaaaaaataaaacataatggcaTAGATGGCTAAACACGGTGATGGCCGCTAAATGTCAACTATAGACTCCTGAAAAAATTCACTCAAGGAGTAGTATGGTCTGGCACGCAGCCAAGACTTGAGTCTCCTCTTAAACTCACTGTCACTCAAATGACGCACAGATGTAGGTAGCATATTCAACATTTTAATAGCGATATTCGGATAACAGTTTTGAGCCTTACTTAGCCTACATCGAGGAACATTGACGTCGAGAGCATTTCGAAGTGAGTAGGCACTCTGCAACCCCCTCAAATTCACTGTCAGATTGGTATTCCTAATACCAACCAGGGAAGCAAAGATAAACTGGCTAAAAACTGTGAGAATCCCGAGTCTGGCGTAGAGTGGCCTACAGTGCTCCAGATGACCACTAGAAGACAATATCCGAACTGCCTTCTGTGGTTTGAGCCTTCTGAATACGTGGCTAATGGCTACGTGGTTTAAGCCTTCTACTACCTTCAGAATGTGGTTTATAGCTGGATTCTCACACAAGTCACAGTGAACAGTTAAAATGTAATTGCCAAGTTCTAATGAGATTATTCATACTCGGTCGACCGGCCTCAATGGGAATAATGCCATTGGAGATTATGCAAATTGTATTTTCACAGCTGTGTATGAATCCAATACTAGATCATTTGAAAGAAATAGTCATTACCTTCTGGCGACATTAGGATGAGGCACATAGAAGTCTTTGGAGAATTCGGGCAGATCGAGTTGGCTCCAGTTGGGTTTGCGAAGGGCTCCACCCGGCTGTCCTGACTTGCCCCCAAAGCCACCTCCCCTGCCGCCTCCACCATAACCACCGCCTCCTCCGTAGCCATTGCTCATACGAGCGCCGCCTCCGCCACCGCCTCCACCATAGCCGTTGCGGGCACCGCCGCCTCCACCATAGCCATTGGTTGAACGGCCGTTCATTCCGTTACCTCTGTAAGACCTGAACAAATCATAACAATTACAAAGTTGACTACAACCAACTACTTAATCCagtcaaaataaaataagaagtgGAGGAAAGGTAGTGCGATACTAATACATAGGCTTTTTCAAGTAATAGAAcggataaataatttaatatgttGTATGACAAGCAATAATATGCAGAATAAACATTTACAGGAATAATGCATAAAAGAAGTAATTTATATTCTCCAGTCTCTAGAAAATCAGAAAGGGAAGACAGTTTGATCGGTAGCAGTAGTCTAACTGTTAaagaatataacaaaataaaatgactTAGGGATGCGATTGTTTCAgttgaacacaataattattttagcaaaaagaaattgattatttaagtTGCAATTTCAACTGACTGACTAGAACAGCCTAGTACTGTATGTATATAATGAGATTCACGTTAgccagtggaaatgataggaataCAGTCTCTTTTCACCgctatatttattcatacaaataaTGTATGGAAGCAAAAAATCAGTGATCTAATTTGCTCGCATGACAACCATCAAAAATAACTTTACAAATTAAAAGATGAATGCACAAATAATACATACATAAGCAActatatttcaaatcaaaaatattaatcGACAAGAAAATTAACCAAGATTTGttaatacaattttttaattaaagtcatatttttatagtttattaCATTTCTACTCTACTACAACGATTTGTAAATAGGGCGAAAAAAGAGAGCTAGGCCTACTTGCTTGGTCTAATGGCAGACAAGACTGACTTGATAATTTACTTTTCGTACTTTTGTAGGGCCTACATAAAATTAAATagcaagaaaaaaaaattctaacttaaacaaaacaaaatactgGGAATAAAATAGTCTACTCTGTTATTATAAGCCGCTACCTCAATAGGCTAGCTAATTATAAACTAGCCTTTACCATACAAGCCATGACCTTGATAAAAAttgcaaattgtaaaagttaatATCATGGTTGAATTGTGTTGAGAAACAGCCTTAAGGTAGgctaaatgaacaaaaaataaatataatttgagaTTATTTAGCTTTGatattcaagtatttttacAACACAGGAATTAGTAAGCAATCTAGCAATGGGCTAATGTATTGATCGAAAGAGTGACGCCATTTTGGCGAATCTCGACATGTTGCAAATTTCTTTGATTACCAAGTCAAGAAACAAAACTAAACTCTTGAATGTTTCAATAGGCAACTCaatgtgattaaaaatttaagtaATAGCTTGTTATGAGTCAGGTTTGGAGTTACTCgtctaaaattatacaaaattattacGGTGGAATGTTCTAGAACGAATACCCTGAGCAATTGCAATTAGCATACTTACAAGGAAATTGAATGGCCTACTAATAACACAATTTCCTTGACCTCAAATAGGCCTACTTAAAATAACAAGAATtagatttaaattgaattaataaatcaacacaataattgaaaacttacattgtgCAAGGTATTGATCGTAGAGTTGACAAACAGAAACGGGTAGCAGACAACTTTGATACTGTACCTGCAAAATAACACAGAAAATTAAACTAAAGGACAAAATCAAAGCCTTTCAAGAAGGAAAACACAATATTAAAGTTAGAAAAAGGCTTAGAAGAGATTTACTTACTGAAcattatgaaaaatgatgaaataaaaatgtgGTCGGACTAGGAACTTACCAGTTGTCAATACGGTGGATGTGAAAGAGACTGAGCCAGCCGGATATAGACATCTATATCTGGTCTCCTACCACGTGATCAACTCATGATCCTAAAAAATATTTTGCGAgattttattgagaaatatatttgagatcTGAGAAAATATCACGAAAAAATgcataacttctgaaaaaattaCTTGAAAAGAGCAAATCTATTTTTTAAATGACTTTCCGATGTTGTAAGTATACATAATAAACAGAAAGCATTCAAACCCTATTTTCAGGatctattattattcatgaaactTTTTTCTCTGTTTCTCGGATGATTCTcccttgaataaaattattggtagTTCTAAATAGCCTTCATCACAAAAACTATAACATTTAGAAAATGAGACATTGTGATGTTGGTGTGACTGATTCTATAGAGAAATTATTGTCCAATCGTATTTTTCTAAAAAGAATGGCGGGATAATTGAGCTATTTTGAATCGTGAACTGTTACACAGTAACCAACTTTTTGATTTTTGATgccgtttttactttccttgccctattaccataggtgaggaaagtattgctctccgaTAAAAATtcaggtaccccaatttcaatacgtttcaaagtcccctgagtccaaaaaagtggtttttgggtattggtctgtttatatatatgtgtgtgtgtgtatgtatgtctgtgtaaacgatatctcatctcctaattaacggaatgacttgaaatttggaacttaaggttcttaagctgggtttacaccaaagttataaaaaaatgctaataacataatccttatagattctattagattgaatggaacttgacaaacacatatgttcatcatgtgtatgataagatatgttcaatctaataaaatctataaggatcaagttattaacattttcttattaactttggtgtaaacgcagctttaccatataaggatccgacacgaacaatttcgatcaaatgcaattcaatatggtggctaaaatgttgtcaaaaacagggttttttcgcgataatctcgaaaacggctccaacgattttgatcaaatttatatctggaattgataagctctatcaactgtcccatatctgtaaaaatctcaggagctcTATGCAAAGTTGtatttagattcccaattattacgcttcagatacaaattaaacaaaacaattcaaatggaaaagattgagcatgaaaatctctacaattaatgtccagtaacattttcacctaatatttaaaataataatgtgattattcaattgcaataaactgttgattctatattaaatcattcactatgaagagatagcagaagaccttgtgtgtctccagcgttattgtcctgtcaccagctgggtctgatatttgaatagtagacttgagatgcgcgtgaacaccaGTAGCGTAACGCTTCCAAACCGGCCCCCCCCCGAAAGAAAAATTCCGGGCAACTCTTCTAAAATCGTATGTACCACCTTTTTCCAACCCCCTTCTCCCTTAATCCCAAGCATTAAATTCTAATGTGAACGTACATCTTTCATGAGTGAATTACATagcttagttgaaaaaataaaacttgttctcaattgaattctacaattcaAGTCAAGAATTATGTTTTAAGCTACAAATATAGAATCCAACCTTTAGAGCTAGAACTAGAATTAGTAAgtagtatctatagtgaggtccacgttataatggcagtggataaagatagaagaatagcgatgccgattctctgcattaattaattatatttctacactgtcaataacataattggcatcgtgttggacctagaaaaggatagtaccactggctttgtcgaatgatagaaaaggatagcaaaaccaaagttgatcaaatactgtcattataacgtggacttcactatagtcttacgattaattttttcaaataatatttctgattgccaatgaattgcaaccagaggagtttattgacagaACATATACATCATAgttgttatattatacatacaaaattgctaatactaaactaacttagttctaattatgataccccactatagtaatatgtgtcggggtgatcataatattcttttctaaaacATGTATAAAAATGTAATTAGTAATTTTAGTTATAAAGGTTTGTTAGTTATTAAAggtagaataaaaagaagacagTAGTTCATTCTATATCATATTTACAATGAGCTCCTCGGTCTGGTAAATGCCAGTATCATATAACCAATTCCGTACTGCTCTTTTAAATCTATATTTATTTCGTCCTTTGTGATCTGCaggattttattgtaaattctaGGACCTAAATATTGTACAGATCTCTGACCAAAAGCTGTGTTCATTCTGGGAACGAGAAGAAAATTCAGATTTCTAATTCTGGTGTTGTGGCTATGGAAAATTAAATCGgtaaaatttatattcttcttaaTATAGATTAGGTACTAAAACTAATACATATAACTGTCTGGCACTGAGAACTCTACTCTCGGTGAACAATTCACTTGTTGGAAAACGGTTGTTTCTGTTTGTCATAACCTTGAGAATACGTTTCTGAgctttaaaaaattgaatcttctaAGTTGTAATTTGCTGCTTCTCAATCCAACAGTCCATATCTCAAAAGTGACTCTACAAGtgagaaatatactattttaatCATATCTTTACTAATTACCGTATATGACGAAGCTGGTAGAACTTATAAATGAGCTTTCTTATTTTCTTAAAATGTGTACGATAAATGCTCATCCCATTTCAATCGATCATTAACAATTATACCTAGATACTTAACATTATCAGAACGCTTAATAAGAGGACAATCACAGTTTCGATTCTCCCCTTTACAATAATGGAGCTTCATTGATGACTTTGATGGTTTGGTGCTATCAGTTATAGAAAAGGTTAAGAAATTTGTTTTCCTTGCATTTAATGTTAATAGGTTGTTCCCCATCCATGTGGTGACCCTGGAAAGTTCTGTTTCTGCTGTTTGAAATACCTCATCCCAGTTTCTACCCTGAAAAAGCAGGGCCGTGTCAACTGCAAATGCTATTACCCTACCTCCGATTCGAATGGAGCACCACTCATTTGCAAATATAAGATATAAAATTgggcccaaaactgttccttgaggAATTCCAAGGATCCTTCTGCACTCATGTGACTTCCAACTTTTGTTCTCTGCTGACGGTTGCTAAAAGGTAGGATTTGAACCACTCCAGAgtggaattattgaaataaaaatttgatgtCTCCTACAAGACTCGTCCAAGTTCTACAATCACTGCTTTCTGGGCACAGTTGTAGCACCTTGGTTCTTTCTCCCACATGTCTATTTTCTCACATGTTTGTATTCTGATTTCTTGTTCGCGCACTTGAAGAAGTTACAGTTTTAGTAAGaagttaaaatttttcaagGTTTAAAATTAGAGTtcgattgataatattatttattttgttgatttgaaaaaaaatgttcagaAGAAATAGTAGCTTACCTTTGAGTTGTAGGATTTATACTTTTAATTTATTCTGTCGTCTTGCTTTTTGAGATGCAAATATTCttataactataattattattacgagtatatttgaacaatgattgttttttctttcttgccttattcattattttctacttgtattctcttgatattaatttataaccagACTGATAACATTGTTCTATTGCATATATCTTCTTACACAATGAATGAAACCTGTCATTTTCCACAATAACACTTCTgcttttttatcaaaagttacttccatgattatttaatttttctttttaaagcatgcaatatataattatcattttggGCCCTATCCcgggtaattttattttttcagaaaacctaTATTAGCCTACATATTATCCGGGCCCCCCGCGCCGCG
The genomic region above belongs to Nilaparvata lugens isolate BPH chromosome 5, ASM1435652v1, whole genome shotgun sequence and contains:
- the LOC111050997 gene encoding ATP-dependent RNA helicase dbp2 isoform X1, translating into MFSTVSKLSATRFCLSTLRSIPCTMSYRGNGMNGRSTNGYGGGGGARNGYGGGGGGGGARMSNGYGGGGGYGGGGRGGGFGGKSGQPGGALRKPNWSQLDLPEFSKDFYVPHPNVARRPLTEVEQYRNSKEITVKGLVPNPIQFFEEASFPDYVMDQVKKQGFDFPTPIQAQGWPIAMSGRNMVGIAQTGSGKTLAYVLPATVHINNQQPLQRGDGPIALVLAPTRELAQQIQQVAEEFGSATYVRSTCLFGGAPKGPQARALERGVEIVIATPGRLIDFLERGTTNLQRCTYLVLDEADRMLDMGFEPQIRKIIEQIRPDRQVLMWSATWPKEVKKLAEDFLRDYVQINIGSLQLSANHNIVQVVDVCQEHEKENKLIRLLEQISTQPENKTMIFAETKKKVELIAKGIRRSGWNALSIHGDKSQQDRDYVLREFRTGRSSILVATDVAARGLDVDDVKFVINYDYPNSSEDYIHRIGRTGRSDQTGTAYTFFTANNAKQARDLVGVLQEAKQEVPAELVDLARRGGSMGGGRGGRWGYGGGRGGGGRFNNENRFSGKPAMHRRF
- the LOC111050997 gene encoding ATP-dependent RNA helicase p62 isoform X2, with protein sequence MSYRGNGMNGRSTNGYGGGGGARNGYGGGGGGGGARMSNGYGGGGGYGGGGRGGGFGGKSGQPGGALRKPNWSQLDLPEFSKDFYVPHPNVARRPLTEVEQYRNSKEITVKGLVPNPIQFFEEASFPDYVMDQVKKQGFDFPTPIQAQGWPIAMSGRNMVGIAQTGSGKTLAYVLPATVHINNQQPLQRGDGPIALVLAPTRELAQQIQQVAEEFGSATYVRSTCLFGGAPKGPQARALERGVEIVIATPGRLIDFLERGTTNLQRCTYLVLDEADRMLDMGFEPQIRKIIEQIRPDRQVLMWSATWPKEVKKLAEDFLRDYVQINIGSLQLSANHNIVQVVDVCQEHEKENKLIRLLEQISTQPENKTMIFAETKKKVELIAKGIRRSGWNALSIHGDKSQQDRDYVLREFRTGRSSILVATDVAARGLDVDDVKFVINYDYPNSSEDYIHRIGRTGRSDQTGTAYTFFTANNAKQARDLVGVLQEAKQEVPAELVDLARRGGSMGGGRGGRWGYGGGRGGGGRFNNENRFSGKPAMHRRF